Proteins encoded by one window of Octopus bimaculoides isolate UCB-OBI-ISO-001 chromosome 4, ASM119413v2, whole genome shotgun sequence:
- the LOC128247658 gene encoding von Willebrand factor C and EGF domain-containing protein-like, translating into IDDKFSEDCNQCQCLSTGYVRCSTNVCKCTYNNQIYNVGETLREGCNTCKCEANGRVSCTNNPCNCNYNRNTYQIGDSFKIGCNVCTCESNGLVICTKILCSCNYNGKRYEIDSIWYNDCNKCQCTSDGRVNCEQKTCDKPCTYKGKTYSVGETFKDDCNACRCGQFGRVVCTKMYCPPTTCQYYGKTYKNRETFMTQDKCNVCRCSNGKVKCTNYDCYRPVSEMIY; encoded by the coding sequence ATTGATGATAAATTTTCGGAAGATTGCAACCAATGCCAATGTTTATCAACTGGCTACGTTCGATGTTCTACCAACGTTTGCAAATGTACTTACAACAACCAGATATATAACGTAGGCGAAACACTTAGAGAGGGCTGTAATACATGTAAGTGTGAAGCGAATGGAAGAGTAAGCTGTACTAATAACCCATGTAACTGCAATTACAATAGAAACACCTATCAAATAGGTGATTCATTTAAAATCGGTTGCAATGTTTGTACCTGTGAATCTAATGGTTTGGTTATCTGCACTAAAATTCTGTGTTCCTGTAATTACAACGGTAAGCGTTATGAAATTGATTCTATATGGTATAATGATTGCAACAAATGTCAGTGCACTTCTGATGGGAGAGTGAATTGTGAGCAAAAAACATGTGACAAACCTTGTACATACAAAGGAAAAACTTATTCTGTCGGTGAAACATTTAAAGATGACTGCAATGCGTGTAGATGTGGACAGTTTGGTCGTGTAGTTTGTACTAAAATGTATTGTCCCCCAACAACATGCCAGTATTATGGAAAAACTTACAAAAACAGAGAAACATTCATGACTCAAGATAAATGCAATGTTTGTCGGTGTTCGAATGGGAAGGTCAAGTGTACCAACTATGATTGTTATAGACCGGTGAGTGAGatgatttattaa
- the LOC106880124 gene encoding kielin/chordin-like protein produces the protein MLYQLLLVIVGISYVNSYNYECTYNGKSYKGIFMIDCNTCACDKNGNAVCSNLRCDYGQRLSCTYQGRRYRVGQTFQQSCNTCVCKNDGQIQCSNKDCTKRCTYKGKQYQEGEEFQDNCNRCKCLSSGYAQCTNNVCQCQYNGKVYNVGVNFNDGCKTCTCQTSGIVQCNSDRCGCYHKNVRYQNGQTFTDDCNTCECLSNGQVKCTKNICKCYFRGKVLNVGQKFEGDCNTCYCRGNGQLECTKKICQCTYQGQTYRVGQTFSNDCNQCECLRSGIVQCSNKPCKCIYNGNTYKIGTTFRKDCNTCTCKADGSVDCTTNQCTCTYKTRVYNFGEQFSDDCNTCKCEHNGQVECTNKLCQCTHKGQTYRIGDRFSEDCNECKCLASGYVQCTTKVCKCTYNNQIYNVGQTFRKGCNTCTCETNGRVSCTN, from the exons ATGCTGTACCAATTGCTACTAGTAATAGTAGGTATTTCATATGTGAACAGCTATAACT atgaatgtacatataatggAAAGTCGTATAAGGGAATCTTTATGATCGACTGCAACACGTGTGCATGTGACAAAAATGGTAACGCAGTTTGTTCAAATTTACGTTGTGACTATGGGCAGCGACTTTCATGTACCTATCAAGGTAGACGTTACAGAGTAGGACAGACATTCCAGCAGTCCtgtaatacatgtgtatgcaaaAACGATGGCCAGATACAATGTAGCAACAAAGACTGTACTAAACGATGTACGTATAAAGGAAAGCAGTACCAAGAAGGTGAAGAATTCCAAGACAACTGTAATAGATGTAAATGTCTTTCTTCTGGATATGCTCAGTGTACCAATAATGTGTGTCAGTGCCAGTATAATGGTAAAGTCTACAATGTTGGAGTGAATTTCAATGATGGCTGTAAGACTTGCACTTGTCAAACTTCAGGAATAGTGCAGTGTAACAGCGATAGATGTGGATGTTATCATAAAAACGTACGATATCAAAACGGCCAAACTTTCACTGATGATTGTAATACATGCGAATGTTTAAGTAACGGTCAGGTTAAATGTACAAAGAACATTTGTAAGTGTTACTTCAGAGGAAAAGTATTAAATGTGGGCCAGAAATTTGAAGGGGATTGTAACACTTGCTATTGTAGAGGCAACGGTCAGTTAGAATGTACAAAGAAAATCTGTCAATGTACTTACCAAGGACAGACTTATCGAGTTGGACAAACATTTAGTAATGATTGTAACCAATGTGAATGTTTACGAAGCGGTATTGTGCAGTGCTCTAACAAaccgtgtaaatgtatatacaatggaAACACCTACAAAATTGGTACTACATTTAGAAAAGACTGTAATACGTGCACATGCAAAGCTGATGGTAGTGTAGACTGCACGACAAATCAATGTACCTGTACTTACAAAACCAGAGTTTATAATTTCGGAGAACAATTCAGCGATGATTGCAATACTTGTAAATGTGAACATAACGGACAAGTTGAGTGCACAAACAAACTCTGCCAATGTACACACAAAGGACAAACTTATAGAATTGGTGACAGATTTTCAGAAGATTGCAACGAATGCAAATGTCTAGCAAGCGGGTACGTTCAATGTACAACCAAAGTTTGCAAATGTACTTACAACAACCAGATTTATAATGTAGGTCAAACATTTAGAAAGGGCTGTAATACATGTACGTGCGAAACGAACGGTAGAGTAAGCTGTACAAAT